A window of the Pseudomonas fluorescens genome harbors these coding sequences:
- a CDS encoding NAD(P)-dependent oxidoreductase: MSKIAIIGATGRAGSQLLEEALRRGHSVTAIARDTSKIGARAGVVSKNVDVLDAAALQDAVVGHDVVISAAHFATVPASALIGPVKQAGVKRLLVVGGAGSLLLPDGTRVIDSAGFPPEYKAEASAGSAFLDALRQEKELDWTFLSPSALFVEGERTGKFRVGKDDLLVSAEGQSSISFADYAIALIDEVETPKHSRQRFTVGY, from the coding sequence ATGAGCAAGATCGCAATCATTGGTGCCACCGGCCGTGCCGGCAGCCAATTGCTGGAAGAAGCCCTGCGTCGCGGCCACAGCGTCACCGCCATCGCCCGGGATACCTCGAAGATCGGCGCCCGTGCCGGTGTGGTCAGCAAGAATGTCGACGTGCTGGATGCCGCGGCACTGCAGGACGCCGTCGTGGGTCACGACGTGGTGATCAGCGCCGCGCATTTCGCCACGGTGCCGGCCAGCGCGTTGATCGGCCCGGTGAAACAGGCTGGGGTGAAACGTCTGCTGGTGGTCGGCGGTGCCGGTTCGCTGTTGCTGCCGGACGGCACTCGCGTGATTGACAGCGCCGGGTTTCCGCCCGAGTACAAGGCTGAGGCCAGCGCTGGCTCGGCTTTCCTTGATGCGCTGCGTCAGGAGAAGGAGCTGGACTGGACGTTCCTGTCGCCGTCGGCGCTGTTTGTTGAAGGTGAGCGTACCGGCAAGTTCCGGGTTGGCAAGGATGACTTGCTGGTGAGTGCTGAAGGCCAGAGCTCGATCAGCTTTGCCGACTACGCAATTGCGTTGATCGACGAAGTGGAAACGCCGAAGCATTCGCGTCAGCGGTTTACTGTCGGTTATTGA
- a CDS encoding MBL fold metallo-hydrolase, with the protein MIGFTTLKRVLLATASLGFAAHAAAANLTLDVYNPGTNAIFPVTSVLVSGEKDAILVDAQFGKSQAEQVVEKIRASGKQLTTIYISHGDPDYYFGLDTLTKAFPNAKVLASQPTVDHIKQTVDGKLAFWGPKMGADVPAKTIVPGVLKGDSLMLEGQKLQVVGLEGKQPDRSFVWIPSLKAVVGGVVVAENIHVWMADTQTAQSHADWLETLHSIETLKPKTVVPGHYLGDSARSLAAVKFTADYIKAFDAETAKAKDSAALIAAMKKRYPTLGEESSLELSAKVAKGEMKW; encoded by the coding sequence ATGATCGGCTTCACCACCCTCAAGCGCGTTTTACTGGCCACCGCCAGCCTCGGTTTTGCTGCTCACGCAGCGGCCGCGAACCTGACCCTCGACGTCTACAACCCGGGCACTAATGCAATCTTCCCGGTGACTTCGGTACTGGTCAGCGGCGAGAAGGACGCGATTCTGGTGGACGCCCAGTTCGGCAAATCCCAGGCCGAGCAAGTGGTGGAAAAGATCCGCGCCAGCGGCAAGCAACTGACCACCATCTACATCAGCCACGGTGACCCGGATTACTACTTCGGTCTCGATACCCTGACCAAAGCCTTCCCGAATGCCAAGGTGCTGGCCTCGCAGCCGACCGTTGATCACATCAAGCAAACCGTCGACGGCAAACTCGCATTCTGGGGCCCGAAAATGGGCGCCGACGTGCCGGCCAAAACCATCGTGCCGGGCGTGCTCAAGGGCGACAGCCTGATGCTCGAAGGGCAGAAACTTCAGGTGGTCGGCCTGGAAGGCAAACAACCGGATCGCAGCTTCGTGTGGATTCCTTCGCTGAAGGCCGTGGTTGGTGGTGTTGTCGTCGCCGAGAACATCCACGTGTGGATGGCCGACACTCAGACTGCGCAATCCCACGCCGACTGGCTGGAAACCCTGCACTCGATCGAAACCCTGAAACCGAAAACCGTGGTGCCGGGTCACTACCTGGGTGACAGCGCCCGTTCGCTGGCGGCCGTGAAATTCACCGCCGACTACATTAAGGCGTTCGACGCAGAAACCGCCAAGGCCAAGGACTCTGCCGCGCTGATCGCCGCGATGAAAAAACGCTACCCGACACTGGGCGAAGAAAGCTCGCTGGAGTTGAGCGCGAAAGTCGCCAAGGGCGAGATGAAGTGGTAA
- a CDS encoding LysR family transcriptional regulator: MDRLQAMRVFVTVVDLGSQSAAADHLDLSRPVVSRYLAELEDWVGARLMHRTTRKLSLTAAGNEILPRCRQMLELSGDMQAAVSEPADAPRGLLRISVSTSFGQAQLADAMAAFVKAYPGVNIDLQMLDRTVNLVDERIDLAIRTSNDLDPNLIARRLTVCRSVVCAAPAYLQEHPQPQRVEDLSRHNCLTHSYFGKSLWHFEEDGEPVSVPVQGNISANEASTLLRATLAGAGVAMLPTYQAGVHVHSGELVRLLPHAEPRQMNIYAVYASRKHMPAALRCMLDFLVQRFPENPQWDIGL; the protein is encoded by the coding sequence ATGGATCGTCTCCAAGCAATGCGAGTGTTTGTCACAGTAGTGGATCTGGGCAGCCAATCGGCGGCGGCCGATCACCTGGACCTGTCGCGGCCGGTGGTGTCGCGCTATCTGGCGGAACTGGAAGACTGGGTCGGCGCGCGCCTGATGCACCGCACCACGCGCAAGTTGAGCCTGACCGCCGCCGGCAACGAAATCCTGCCGCGCTGCCGGCAAATGCTGGAGCTGTCCGGCGACATGCAGGCCGCCGTCAGCGAACCTGCCGATGCGCCACGAGGTTTGCTGCGGATCAGCGTCAGCACCTCGTTCGGCCAGGCGCAACTGGCCGATGCCATGGCGGCGTTCGTCAAAGCGTATCCGGGGGTGAACATCGATCTGCAAATGCTTGATCGCACGGTGAACCTGGTGGACGAGCGCATCGACCTGGCGATCCGCACCAGCAACGATCTCGACCCCAATTTGATCGCCAGGCGTCTGACGGTCTGCCGCTCGGTGGTCTGCGCCGCGCCCGCCTATCTGCAGGAACATCCGCAGCCGCAGCGCGTAGAAGATCTGAGCCGACACAACTGCCTGACCCATTCCTATTTCGGAAAAAGCCTGTGGCATTTCGAGGAGGATGGCGAACCGGTTTCGGTACCGGTGCAGGGCAACATCAGCGCCAACGAGGCCAGCACCCTGCTGCGCGCGACCCTGGCCGGCGCCGGGGTGGCGATGCTGCCGACTTATCAGGCCGGCGTGCATGTACACAGCGGTGAACTGGTTCGCCTGCTGCCCCACGCCGAACCCCGACAGATGAACATCTACGCCGTATACGCCTCGCGCAAGCACATGCCGGCGGCGTTGCGCTGCATGCTGGATTTTCTGGTGCAGCGTTTTCCCGAAAACCCGCAATGGGATATCGGGCTCTAA
- a CDS encoding helix-turn-helix domain-containing protein has product MNKPDLPSIPVFKLYGESLDWPTPDLLHCETISKRSREHQWEIKPHRNADLCQLLFVFKGQAELEIEGQRTQLKEAAIQILPPLSVHGFRFSEDVEGFVVTLATPLINHLQAQLGSAVQALAQAESYPAGKDAEYLNSLFAALQAEYNGHQPAREMLMHSLVSVIMVWVSRQAIHRHNATQRPQRQREYLNGFIQLVEETYRQHVKVEDLAHRLGISVSHLNGTCRELAGQPALQIMHERQLLEAKRLLTYTSMTIYEMSEVLGFSDPTNFTRLFRRRVGISPKAFRDRLKAEQNDDA; this is encoded by the coding sequence ATGAACAAGCCTGACCTGCCTTCGATTCCGGTGTTCAAGCTCTACGGTGAAAGCCTGGACTGGCCGACCCCTGACTTGCTGCACTGTGAAACCATTTCCAAACGCAGCCGCGAACACCAATGGGAAATCAAACCCCACCGTAATGCCGATTTGTGCCAGTTGCTCTTCGTATTCAAAGGTCAGGCAGAGCTTGAAATCGAAGGCCAACGCACGCAACTGAAGGAAGCCGCGATCCAGATCCTGCCGCCGTTATCGGTGCATGGATTCCGTTTTTCCGAGGACGTCGAAGGATTTGTCGTCACCTTGGCCACACCGTTGATCAACCATTTGCAGGCGCAACTGGGCAGCGCGGTGCAGGCCCTGGCCCAGGCCGAAAGTTATCCGGCGGGCAAGGACGCGGAGTATCTCAACAGTCTGTTTGCCGCGTTGCAGGCTGAATACAACGGTCATCAACCGGCGCGGGAAATGCTCATGCATTCGCTGGTCAGCGTGATCATGGTCTGGGTCAGCCGTCAGGCGATCCACCGTCACAACGCCACGCAGCGCCCGCAGCGTCAGCGCGAATATCTCAATGGCTTTATTCAACTGGTAGAGGAAACGTACAGACAGCACGTCAAGGTTGAAGACCTGGCCCATCGCCTGGGGATTTCCGTCTCGCACCTCAACGGCACGTGCCGTGAACTGGCGGGGCAGCCGGCGTTGCAGATCATGCACGAGCGTCAGTTGCTGGAAGCCAAGCGTCTGCTGACTTACACCAGCATGACCATTTACGAGATGTCCGAGGTGTTGGGGTTTTCCGATCCGACCAACTTCACGCGCCTGTTCCGGCGCCGGGTGGGGATCTCGCCAAAGGCGTTCCGCGACCGCTTGAAGGCCGAGCAGAACGACGACGCCTGA
- the pobA gene encoding 4-hydroxybenzoate 3-monooxygenase, protein MKTLKTQVVIIGAGPSGLLLGQLLHNAGIDTLILERQTPDYVLGRIRAGVLEQGMVELLREAGVGQRMDAEGLVHGGFELALDGRRIHIDLQALTGGKTVMVYGQTEVTRDLMAARRETGGQTIYEASHVVPCDMKSDEAYVTFEKDGETWRVDCDYIAGCDGFHGVARQSIPEDCLKVFERIYPFGWLGILADTPPIHDELVYARHDRGFALCSMRSATRTRYYLQVPAEENVDDWSDQRFWDELRNRLPEDLAQKLVTGPSIEKSIAPLRSFVVEPMQYGRMFLVGDAAHIVPPTGAKGLNLAASDVSTLFRILLKVYREGRTDLLEKYSEICLRRVWKAERFSWWMTSMLHRFDEHDDFSQRICASELDYFVSSEAGQKTIAENYVGLPYEAIE, encoded by the coding sequence ATGAAAACGCTGAAAACCCAAGTCGTCATCATCGGCGCCGGTCCGTCCGGATTATTGCTCGGCCAACTGCTGCACAACGCCGGCATCGACACCCTGATTCTGGAGCGCCAGACACCTGACTATGTGCTCGGCCGAATTCGCGCCGGCGTGCTTGAACAAGGCATGGTAGAGCTGTTGCGCGAAGCTGGCGTGGGTCAGCGAATGGACGCCGAAGGGCTGGTGCACGGTGGTTTCGAACTGGCCCTCGACGGGCGCCGGATCCACATCGACCTGCAAGCCCTGACCGGCGGTAAAACCGTGATGGTTTACGGTCAGACCGAGGTCACCCGCGACCTGATGGCCGCTCGTCGGGAGACCGGCGGACAAACCATCTACGAAGCCAGCCATGTCGTTCCCTGTGACATGAAAAGCGACGAGGCCTACGTCACCTTCGAAAAGGACGGCGAAACCTGGCGCGTCGATTGTGACTACATCGCCGGTTGCGACGGTTTCCACGGCGTGGCCCGGCAGTCGATTCCCGAGGATTGCCTGAAAGTCTTCGAACGGATTTATCCGTTCGGCTGGCTGGGGATTCTCGCCGACACCCCACCGATTCACGATGAACTGGTCTACGCCCGCCACGATCGCGGTTTCGCCCTGTGCAGCATGCGGTCGGCGACTCGCACCCGTTATTACCTGCAAGTGCCGGCCGAGGAAAACGTCGACGACTGGTCGGATCAGCGCTTCTGGGATGAGCTGCGCAATCGTCTGCCGGAGGATCTGGCGCAGAAACTGGTGACCGGTCCGTCGATAGAAAAGAGCATCGCGCCGCTGCGCAGTTTTGTGGTCGAGCCGATGCAGTACGGACGGATGTTTCTGGTCGGGGATGCGGCGCACATCGTTCCGCCGACCGGCGCCAAGGGTCTGAATCTGGCGGCCAGCGATGTCAGTACGCTGTTCCGGATTCTGCTGAAGGTTTACCGCGAAGGTCGCACTGACTTGCTGGAGAAATACTCGGAGATCTGCCTGCGCCGGGTGTGGAAAGCCGAACGGTTTTCCTGGTGGATGACTTCGATGCTGCACCGATTCGACGAACACGATGATTTCAGCCAGCGGATCTGCGCTTCTGAACTGGACTACTTTGTCAGCTCTGAGGCCGGTCAAAAAACCATTGCAGAAAATTACGTCGGGCTTCCTTATGAGGCTATCGAATAG
- a CDS encoding MDR family MFS transporter, translating to MTNLNHPETPKPAIRSVLVALMMAIFLGALDQTIVAVSMPAISAQFKDVSLLAWVISGYMVAMTVAVPIYGKLGDLYGRRKLMLFGMGLFTLASLFCGMAQSMEQLVLARIFQGIGAGGMISVSQAIIGDIVPPRERGRYQGYFSSMYAVASVAGPVLGGYMTEYLSWRWVFLINLPLGLGAYWVARRNLIGLPIPQRKPIIDYLGTLLMIIGLTALLLAITQVGQGHAWRSSEVLGLFACAVAVLAVFVWHERRAREPLLPMHLFTNRSALLCWCTIFFCSFQAISLIVLMPLRFQSVTGAGADSAALHLLPLAMGLPIGAYFAGRRTSITGRYKPQILTGALLMPISILGMAFSPPDATLLSSLFMLLSGIAGGMQFPTSLVGTQNSVEQKDIGVATSTTNLFRSLGGAVGVALMSALLLALLQDSSFAHLAGSSLMSEGHSGNVLLDGLNAAPGDAQNALRAELLVTFRHLLMVSAAVSLLGLAAAVAMPNRLLRGREHGAR from the coding sequence GTGACCAATCTCAACCATCCCGAAACGCCCAAACCGGCCATTCGCAGCGTGCTGGTCGCGCTGATGATGGCGATCTTTCTCGGTGCGCTGGACCAGACCATCGTCGCCGTTTCCATGCCAGCCATTTCTGCACAGTTCAAGGACGTCAGCCTGCTGGCCTGGGTGATTTCCGGCTACATGGTGGCGATGACCGTGGCGGTGCCGATCTACGGCAAGCTCGGTGACCTGTACGGGCGGCGCAAACTGATGCTGTTCGGCATGGGCCTGTTCACCCTCGCCTCGCTGTTCTGCGGCATGGCCCAGAGCATGGAGCAACTGGTGCTGGCGCGGATTTTCCAGGGCATCGGCGCCGGCGGGATGATTTCGGTGAGCCAGGCGATCATCGGCGATATCGTCCCACCACGGGAGCGCGGGCGTTATCAGGGTTATTTCTCCAGCATGTACGCGGTGGCCAGCGTCGCCGGCCCGGTGCTCGGCGGTTACATGACCGAATACCTGTCGTGGCGCTGGGTGTTCCTGATCAACCTGCCACTGGGTCTTGGCGCGTATTGGGTGGCGCGACGCAACCTGATCGGCCTGCCGATTCCCCAGCGCAAACCAATCATCGATTACCTCGGCACGCTGCTCATGATCATCGGCCTGACCGCGCTGTTACTGGCGATCACTCAGGTCGGCCAGGGCCATGCATGGCGCAGCAGTGAAGTGCTTGGCCTGTTCGCTTGCGCGGTGGCGGTTTTGGCGGTGTTCGTCTGGCATGAGCGGCGCGCCCGGGAGCCGTTGCTGCCGATGCACCTCTTCACCAACCGCAGCGCGCTGCTGTGCTGGTGCACGATTTTCTTTTGCAGCTTCCAGGCGATTTCGCTGATTGTGCTGATGCCGCTGCGCTTTCAGAGCGTGACCGGTGCCGGGGCCGACAGCGCTGCATTGCACTTGCTGCCGTTGGCGATGGGGTTGCCGATCGGCGCCTATTTCGCCGGACGCCGCACCTCGATCACCGGGCGCTACAAACCGCAGATTCTGACTGGCGCGCTGCTGATGCCGATCTCGATCCTCGGCATGGCCTTCAGCCCGCCTGATGCGACGCTGCTCAGCAGCCTGTTCATGCTACTCAGCGGGATCGCCGGCGGCATGCAGTTCCCGACGTCGCTGGTCGGTACGCAGAATTCGGTGGAGCAAAAGGACATTGGCGTTGCCACCAGCACCACCAATCTGTTCCGCTCACTGGGCGGTGCGGTGGGCGTGGCGTTGATGTCGGCGCTGTTGCTGGCGTTGTTGCAGGACTCCAGTTTCGCCCACCTGGCCGGCAGCTCTCTGATGAGCGAAGGGCATTCCGGCAACGTGCTGCTCGACGGCCTGAACGCAGCGCCCGGCGATGCACAGAATGCCTTGCGTGCCGAACTGCTGGTGACGTTCCGGCATTTGCTGATGGTCAGTGCGGCGGTGTCGCTGCTCGGGCTGGCGGCGGCGGTTGCCATGCCGAACCGGTTGTTGCGGGGCCGTGAGCACGGCGCCCGCTGA
- a CDS encoding cache domain-containing protein, giving the protein MGFVHKLAWLGAVLLLSFGQANAATTEKDDSKAAIALLEKALAYYHDNGDKAFAAFSRQGEFVDKDRYVFVVDTKGVMLASGGPSSALIGRDVSEVLGPDLQKSFKDALKVPEGNGIQQAEYRWQNWSDGKVERKHVYYQRIGQRILAVGYYLPRASAEQAKALLDKAATDLTKDEKGTLSAINSLKGGYLQDDLYVFVVNLDNHRYVAHGTNLRLINTDFAKVDDPEGKPVGEPILALIGKQDEGEYEYRWKNPVTGKVENKHAYLKKVGNMLVAVGYYSA; this is encoded by the coding sequence ATGGGGTTTGTGCACAAGCTGGCCTGGCTCGGCGCGGTGCTGCTGTTGAGTTTCGGTCAGGCCAATGCGGCCACCACGGAAAAAGATGACAGCAAGGCCGCCATCGCCTTGCTGGAAAAGGCTCTGGCCTATTACCACGACAACGGCGACAAGGCGTTCGCGGCGTTCAGCCGTCAGGGCGAATTCGTCGACAAGGACCGTTACGTGTTCGTGGTCGACACCAAGGGCGTGATGCTTGCCAGCGGCGGGCCGTCGTCGGCGTTGATCGGGCGCGACGTCAGCGAAGTGCTCGGGCCGGACTTGCAGAAGTCGTTCAAGGACGCCTTGAAAGTGCCGGAAGGCAACGGCATCCAGCAGGCGGAGTACCGCTGGCAGAACTGGTCCGACGGCAAGGTCGAGCGCAAGCATGTTTACTATCAACGCATCGGTCAGCGGATTCTGGCGGTGGGTTATTACCTGCCGCGTGCGTCGGCGGAGCAGGCGAAAGCGTTGCTCGACAAAGCGGCCACCGATTTGACCAAGGACGAGAAGGGCACGCTGTCCGCGATCAACTCGCTCAAGGGCGGTTACCTGCAGGACGACCTGTATGTGTTCGTGGTCAATCTCGACAACCACCGCTACGTCGCCCATGGCACCAACCTGCGGCTGATCAACACCGACTTCGCCAAGGTCGACGACCCGGAGGGCAAACCGGTGGGCGAACCGATTCTGGCGCTGATCGGCAAGCAGGATGAGGGCGAGTACGAGTACCGCTGGAAAAATCCGGTGACCGGCAAGGTCGAGAACAAGCATGCCTACCTGAAGAAGGTCGGGAACATGCTGGTGGCGGTCGGTTATTACAGTGCTTGA
- a CDS encoding ATPase yields the protein MSMRNDAHDDFDDVPSLRADTLDDDDFPVTARTSVHSRTPPVVKVKAASTGPLWALVGALFFAFIGLAWWSFQQISLMEQQLVATQESFARISEEAAGRLQDISGKVVASQTNVTTDSEALKLQIKQLQSALQDQSKQQQGVAGQATDLDKRLAQMTAQTTEQQNANTQLQAQVKALSAELATLKSTPADTSKLDAQLKSFDAQVKGFDAQFKSLGADITALKKQGGSNAAIDRLEQEIVILKSEQDNRPAAAQGGTNTAEFDAFRGQMTRNINTLQAQIQNLQQQLNARP from the coding sequence ATGTCCATGCGTAACGATGCCCACGACGATTTCGACGATGTACCGAGCCTGCGCGCCGATACCCTCGATGACGACGATTTTCCGGTCACCGCCCGCACCTCCGTGCATTCACGCACGCCGCCGGTGGTCAAGGTCAAGGCCGCCAGCACCGGGCCGTTGTGGGCACTGGTCGGCGCATTGTTCTTCGCCTTCATCGGCCTGGCCTGGTGGAGCTTCCAGCAGATCTCGCTGATGGAGCAGCAATTGGTGGCGACCCAGGAAAGTTTCGCGCGCATCAGTGAGGAAGCGGCGGGGCGCTTGCAGGACATTTCCGGCAAGGTCGTGGCCAGCCAGACCAACGTCACCACCGACAGCGAAGCCCTGAAGTTGCAAATCAAACAGCTGCAAAGCGCGCTTCAGGATCAGAGCAAACAGCAGCAGGGCGTGGCCGGTCAGGCGACAGATCTGGACAAGCGCCTGGCGCAGATGACCGCCCAGACCACCGAACAACAGAATGCCAACACCCAGTTGCAAGCCCAGGTCAAAGCCCTGAGCGCCGAACTGGCGACGCTGAAAAGCACCCCGGCCGACACCAGCAAGCTTGACGCCCAGCTCAAGAGCTTCGATGCACAGGTGAAGGGTTTCGACGCGCAGTTCAAGAGCCTCGGTGCCGACATCACAGCCCTGAAAAAACAAGGTGGGTCGAACGCTGCGATCGATCGTCTGGAGCAGGAAATCGTCATCCTCAAGAGCGAGCAGGACAACCGTCCGGCCGCTGCGCAGGGCGGCACCAACACCGCCGAGTTCGATGCATTCCGTGGGCAGATGACCCGCAACATCAATACCCTCCAAGCGCAGATCCAGAACCTGCAACAGCAACTCAACGCCCGTCCGTAA
- a CDS encoding NAD-dependent epimerase/dehydratase family protein, translated as MKILVTGASGFIGGRFARFALEQGLDVRVNGRRAEGVEHLVRRGAEFVQGDLSDPDLVRALCSDVEAVVHCAGAVGLWGRYQDFHQGNVQVTENVVEACLKQRVRRLVHLSSPSIYFDGRDHLGLTEEQVPKRFKHHYAATKYLAEQKVFGAQEFGLETLALRPRFVTGAGDMSIFPRLLNMQRKGRLAIIGNGLNKVDFTSVHNLNEALLSSLLADTSALGKAYNISNGAPVPLWDVVNYVMRKMEVPQVTKYRSYGLAYSVATLNEGVCKLWPGRPEPTLSRLGMQVMNKNFTLDISRARHYLDYDPKVSLWTALDEFCGWWKAQDIR; from the coding sequence ATGAAAATTCTGGTCACCGGCGCAAGCGGCTTCATTGGCGGACGCTTTGCGCGTTTCGCCCTGGAGCAGGGCCTGGACGTGCGGGTCAACGGTCGCCGGGCCGAGGGTGTCGAGCATCTGGTACGTCGCGGTGCCGAGTTCGTTCAAGGCGATTTGAGCGACCCGGATCTGGTGCGTGCGCTGTGCAGCGATGTCGAAGCCGTGGTGCATTGCGCCGGCGCGGTCGGCTTGTGGGGCCGGTATCAGGACTTCCATCAGGGCAACGTGCAGGTTACCGAAAACGTGGTCGAGGCCTGCCTGAAGCAACGGGTTCGGCGGCTGGTGCATCTGTCGTCGCCCTCGATCTACTTTGACGGTCGCGACCACCTCGGCCTGACCGAAGAGCAAGTGCCCAAACGCTTCAAACATCACTACGCAGCGACCAAATACCTGGCCGAGCAAAAGGTCTTCGGCGCCCAGGAGTTCGGCCTCGAAACCCTCGCCCTGCGCCCGCGTTTCGTCACCGGCGCCGGCGACATGAGCATCTTCCCGCGCTTGCTCAACATGCAGCGCAAGGGCCGTCTGGCAATCATCGGCAACGGTCTGAACAAGGTCGATTTCACCAGCGTGCACAACCTCAACGAAGCGTTGCTCAGCAGTCTGCTGGCCGATACTTCCGCGCTGGGCAAGGCCTATAACATCAGCAACGGCGCTCCAGTGCCGCTGTGGGATGTGGTCAATTACGTGATGCGCAAGATGGAAGTCCCACAGGTCACCAAATACCGTTCCTACGGTCTGGCCTACAGCGTGGCGACGCTCAACGAAGGTGTGTGCAAGCTCTGGCCGGGGCGTCCCGAGCCGACCCTGTCGCGCCTGGGCATGCAAGTGATGAACAAAAATTTCACCCTCGACATCAGTCGCGCCCGGCATTATCTGGACTACGATCCGAAAGTCAGTCTGTGGACGGCCCTCGATGAGTTCTGTGGCTGGTGGAAGGCTCAGGACATTCGTTGA
- a CDS encoding LysR family transcriptional regulator ArgP — protein MFDYKLLSALAAVVEQAGFERAAQVLGLSQSAISQRIKLLEARVGQPVLVRGTPPSPTEIGRRLLNHVQQVRLLERDLQTLVPALDEEGLPERLRIALNADSLATWWAEAVGDFCAEQHLLLDLIVEDQTVGLKRMRAGEVAGCLCASERPVAGARSVLLGAMRYRALASPAFIERHFPDGVRAEQLPRTPALVFGPDDFLQHRYLASLGVDGGFEHHLCPSSEGFIRLTEAGLGWGLVPELQVREQLERGVLRELLPDKPIDVPLYWHHWRNGGHLLGLLTEQLVRSSAQWLVPLD, from the coding sequence ATGTTCGACTACAAATTGCTTTCCGCTCTGGCCGCCGTGGTCGAGCAGGCCGGATTTGAACGGGCGGCGCAGGTGCTGGGCCTTTCGCAATCGGCGATTTCCCAGCGGATCAAACTGCTGGAGGCGCGGGTCGGCCAGCCGGTTTTGGTGCGCGGCACGCCGCCGTCGCCGACCGAGATCGGCCGGCGCCTGCTCAACCATGTGCAGCAGGTGCGCCTGCTCGAACGGGATTTGCAGACGCTGGTGCCGGCGCTGGACGAAGAAGGCCTGCCGGAGCGCCTGCGGATCGCCCTGAATGCCGACAGCCTCGCCACCTGGTGGGCCGAGGCGGTGGGCGATTTCTGCGCCGAACAACATCTGTTGCTCGATCTGATCGTCGAAGACCAGACCGTCGGCCTCAAACGCATGCGCGCCGGTGAAGTGGCCGGTTGCCTGTGCGCCAGCGAGCGACCGGTGGCGGGGGCGCGCAGCGTGTTGCTCGGGGCGATGCGCTATCGGGCACTGGCCAGTCCGGCGTTCATCGAGCGGCACTTTCCCGACGGTGTGCGGGCCGAGCAATTGCCGCGCACCCCGGCGCTGGTCTTCGGCCCGGACGATTTTCTCCAGCATCGTTATCTCGCATCCCTCGGCGTCGATGGTGGTTTCGAGCATCACCTGTGCCCGTCGTCCGAAGGTTTCATCCGCCTGACCGAAGCCGGGCTGGGTTGGGGACTGGTGCCGGAATTACAGGTGCGCGAGCAACTGGAGCGCGGTGTGTTGCGCGAACTGTTGCCAGATAAACCGATCGACGTGCCCTTGTACTGGCATCATTGGCGCAATGGCGGTCACTTGCTCGGGCTGTTGACCGAACAATTGGTGCGCTCGTCGGCGCAATGGCTGGTGCCGTTGGACTGA
- a CDS encoding ACT domain-containing protein: protein MAGETSLTTLLRSMSPQLNAGEYVFCTLRDGQFPSGLEIVGSFREQEGLTVILERSHAERAGFSFDYVAAWITLNVHSALEAVGLTAAFATALGNARISCNVIAGYYHDHLFVGQADAERAMQVLRDLAANAE, encoded by the coding sequence ATGGCTGGCGAAACCTCGTTGACCACCCTGCTGCGCAGCATGAGCCCGCAGCTCAATGCCGGCGAATACGTGTTCTGCACCTTGCGCGACGGCCAGTTTCCGAGCGGTCTGGAAATCGTCGGCAGTTTCCGTGAGCAGGAAGGCCTGACGGTGATTCTCGAACGGTCCCACGCCGAGCGCGCCGGTTTCAGCTTCGACTATGTCGCGGCCTGGATCACCTTGAACGTGCATTCGGCGCTGGAAGCCGTCGGCCTGACCGCCGCGTTCGCCACCGCACTGGGCAACGCCAGGATCAGTTGCAACGTGATTGCCGGCTACTACCACGACCATTTGTTCGTCGGTCAGGCCGACGCCGAACGCGCCATGCAAGTGCTGCGCGATCTCGCAGCCAACGCGGAGTAA